The following coding sequences are from one Malaciobacter pacificus window:
- a CDS encoding bifunctional protein-serine/threonine kinase/phosphatase, giving the protein MNKNLSISYGHYSTKGIKQINQDYHDYVIPKEPLLTTKGITVCIADGISSSNVSQEASRVSVQSFLEDYYCTSEAWSVETSGTKVLSANNSWLYAKNKENRYHLEKDSGFVCTFSGLVLKSTTAHIFHVGDIRIYKLRNNELTQLTTDHRTWVSNEKSYLARAMGIDCVLNIDYKSTSLEKDDVFLLMSDGVYEFISNETFIEKVNFYEGDLNLLSEDLVNLALENGSDDNLTLQIVKIDNLPNKDSNELVNEITEKPTPELLSEGDKIDGFEVLKVLNKNSRSHVYLIRDEKTNKKVVLKAPSHEKRDDIAYLESFLLEDWIARRINNKYVVKAYDLDRPKDYLYILTQYFEGQTLTQWMRDNPKPALQEIRAIISQIASGLQAFHTLEMVNQDLRPENILINKDNQIKIIDFGATKVEGIMEIDSFAEQFNIQGTALYTAPEYFIGEQGSAKSDIFSLAVIIYHMLSGEFPYGNDVAKSTSKSAQNRLKYKPLVHSRVKVPQWFEEALKKGLSVSSINRYNLLSEFIYDLEKPNKNFSSKHTPAIMEKDPVTFWKVVALILLIINTYLVLN; this is encoded by the coding sequence ATGAATAAAAATCTATCCATATCATATGGTCACTATTCAACTAAAGGAATCAAACAAATCAATCAAGATTATCATGATTATGTAATTCCTAAAGAACCACTTCTAACAACAAAAGGTATAACTGTATGTATTGCTGATGGTATTAGTAGTAGTAACGTTAGTCAAGAAGCTAGTCGTGTTAGTGTACAATCTTTTTTAGAAGATTATTACTGTACAAGTGAAGCTTGGAGTGTTGAGACTTCAGGGACTAAAGTTTTAAGTGCAAATAACTCTTGGCTATATGCTAAAAATAAAGAAAACCGATACCATCTTGAAAAAGATAGTGGTTTTGTATGTACATTTAGTGGTTTAGTTTTAAAATCTACTACTGCTCATATCTTCCATGTTGGAGATATTCGAATCTATAAACTAAGAAACAATGAACTAACTCAATTAACAACTGATCATAGGACATGGGTATCAAATGAAAAAAGTTACTTAGCTAGGGCTATGGGTATTGATTGTGTTTTAAATATTGATTACAAGTCAACATCTTTGGAAAAAGATGATGTTTTTTTACTAATGAGTGATGGTGTTTATGAGTTTATTTCAAATGAAACATTTATAGAAAAAGTAAACTTCTATGAAGGTGATTTAAATTTACTAAGTGAAGACTTAGTAAACCTTGCTTTAGAAAATGGTAGTGATGATAATTTAACTTTGCAAATAGTTAAAATAGATAATTTACCAAATAAAGACTCAAATGAATTAGTAAATGAAATCACTGAAAAACCAACACCAGAACTTTTAAGTGAAGGTGACAAGATTGATGGATTTGAAGTTTTAAAAGTTTTAAATAAAAACTCAAGAAGCCATGTGTATTTAATAAGAGATGAAAAAACTAATAAAAAAGTAGTTCTAAAAGCTCCATCTCATGAAAAAAGAGATGATATTGCTTATTTAGAAAGTTTCTTACTTGAAGATTGGATAGCAAGAAGAATCAATAATAAATATGTAGTAAAAGCTTATGATTTAGATAGACCAAAAGATTATCTATATATTTTAACTCAATATTTTGAAGGTCAAACTCTAACTCAATGGATGAGAGACAATCCAAAACCAGCTTTACAAGAAATAAGAGCAATAATTAGTCAAATAGCAAGTGGACTTCAAGCATTTCATACTTTAGAGATGGTAAATCAAGATTTAAGACCAGAGAATATCTTAATAAATAAAGATAATCAAATTAAGATTATAGATTTTGGGGCAACTAAAGTTGAAGGTATTATGGAGATTGATAGTTTTGCTGAACAGTTTAATATCCAAGGTACAGCTTTATACACTGCACCTGAATATTTTATAGGTGAACAAGGAAGTGCAAAATCAGATATTTTCTCACTTGCAGTAATAATTTATCATATGCTAAGTGGAGAGTTCCCATATGGAAATGATGTTGCAAAATCAACATCAAAATCAGCACAGAACAGACTAAAGTATAAACCCTTAGTTCACAGTAGAGTAAAAGTACCACAATGGTTTGAAGAAGCTTTAAAAAAAGGATTGAGTGTTAGTTCTATAAATAGATATAACTTACTTAGTGAGTTTATTTATGATTTAGAAAAACCAAATAAGAATTTTTCTTCTAAACACACTCCAGCAATTATGGAAAAAGATCCTGTGACTTTTTGGAAAGTAGTTGCATTAATACTATTAATAATAAATACTTATCTAGTATTAAATTAA
- the nirB gene encoding nitrite reductase large subunit NirB, whose translation MKEKLVVIGNGMSGLRVIEDLLELENDKYDITVYGDEPYVNYNRIMLSYILSQEKTFEDTIINHQSWYDENNITLNKGDKVVSINKEDKTITSKSGKIESYDKLLIATGSNPFIPTTPGSDLNNVIAFRNKADVDTIISTIDKSKTAVVVGGGLLGLEAAYGIAMHGVKTILVHRSGSILSQQLDTTGGRLLQKNLESYGIEFKLNTTVKEISGTTEVETVTFSDGKSVESNIVVFATGIIPNKELAIDAGLESKKGILVDDFMKTSDESIFAVGECVEHNGNTYGLVAPLYEQGKVLAKKLAGKEVEGYSGSTLSTRLKISGVDLFSAGDYLGDETTEELILLDEKVGVYKKLVIYDNKIIGIVLYGDTADASWYLKLLKEHTDISDLRTKILFGKSALGDSGHGGDDVNSMSDDEEVCGCNGVCKGDIVNAIKDKDLKSLDDVKGCTKAGASCGSCIGLVEQILVNTLGDEYDNTPQGICGCTDKGHAEIKQIIDEGDFDNVYDVFKKAQWKTEDGCAKCRPAVNYYLLAKYNDDKYMNDKRSALVNDRNFANIQKDGTYSVVPRIWGGLTTPKELKDIADIAVKYEVPTIKFTGGQRLDMFGVTKEQLAPMWKDLNDCGFVSGQAYAKGLRTVKTCVGNTYCRFGTQDSMGMGVKLEKLTWGSWTPHKYKIAVSGCPRNCAEATIKDFGVIGVDSGWELHIAGNGGIKVRVTDLLCKVETEEEVYEYTKAFMQFYREDAYYLERTAHWIERVGLQYIKDDMLNEEKRKYWAARFDESQKSAQVDPWAKAIEDGFTKEFDKIVINPEDSHSFEPKGV comes from the coding sequence GTGAAAGAAAAACTAGTAGTTATCGGTAACGGAATGAGTGGTTTAAGGGTTATTGAAGACCTTCTTGAACTAGAAAATGACAAGTATGATATTACTGTTTATGGGGATGAACCTTACGTAAACTATAATAGAATCATGCTTTCATATATTTTATCACAAGAAAAAACATTTGAAGATACTATCATCAATCACCAATCTTGGTATGATGAAAACAATATTACTTTAAATAAAGGTGATAAAGTTGTATCAATAAATAAAGAAGATAAAACTATTACTTCAAAGAGTGGAAAAATAGAATCATACGATAAACTTTTAATTGCAACTGGTTCTAATCCTTTTATTCCTACAACACCTGGAAGTGATTTAAATAATGTAATCGCTTTTAGAAACAAAGCTGATGTTGATACAATTATTTCAACTATTGATAAATCTAAAACTGCTGTTGTAGTTGGTGGTGGACTACTTGGGCTTGAAGCTGCTTATGGTATTGCTATGCATGGAGTTAAGACTATCTTAGTTCATAGAAGTGGTTCTATTTTATCTCAACAATTAGATACTACTGGTGGAAGACTTTTACAAAAAAATCTAGAGAGTTATGGAATTGAGTTTAAATTAAACACAACTGTAAAAGAAATCTCTGGTACTACTGAAGTTGAAACAGTAACTTTTAGTGATGGAAAATCTGTTGAATCTAATATCGTGGTATTTGCAACAGGGATTATTCCAAATAAAGAGTTAGCAATTGATGCAGGACTTGAATCTAAAAAAGGTATCTTAGTAGATGATTTCATGAAAACCTCTGATGAATCAATCTTTGCAGTTGGTGAGTGTGTTGAACACAATGGAAATACTTATGGATTAGTAGCACCACTATATGAGCAAGGTAAAGTTTTAGCTAAAAAATTAGCTGGAAAAGAAGTTGAAGGTTATAGTGGTTCAACACTATCAACTAGACTTAAAATCTCTGGAGTTGATTTATTTAGTGCAGGAGATTACTTAGGTGATGAAACAACTGAAGAATTAATTTTACTTGATGAAAAAGTTGGAGTATATAAAAAACTTGTAATTTATGATAATAAAATTATTGGTATCGTACTTTATGGTGATACTGCTGATGCATCTTGGTATTTAAAACTTTTAAAAGAACACACAGATATAAGTGATTTAAGAACAAAAATCTTATTTGGAAAATCAGCTCTTGGTGATTCAGGTCACGGTGGTGATGATGTAAACTCTATGAGTGATGATGAAGAAGTTTGTGGATGTAATGGTGTTTGTAAAGGTGATATTGTAAATGCTATTAAAGACAAAGATTTAAAATCTTTAGATGATGTAAAAGGGTGTACAAAAGCTGGTGCTTCTTGTGGGTCTTGTATTGGTTTAGTTGAGCAAATTTTAGTAAATACTTTAGGTGATGAGTATGATAACACTCCACAAGGGATTTGTGGATGTACAGATAAAGGTCACGCAGAGATTAAACAAATCATTGATGAAGGTGACTTTGATAATGTTTATGATGTATTTAAAAAAGCACAATGGAAGACTGAAGATGGATGCGCAAAATGTAGACCAGCAGTTAACTACTACTTATTAGCAAAATACAATGATGATAAATATATGAATGATAAAAGAAGTGCTTTAGTAAATGATAGAAACTTTGCAAATATCCAAAAAGATGGAACATACTCAGTAGTTCCAAGAATCTGGGGTGGTCTTACAACTCCAAAAGAGTTAAAAGATATTGCTGATATTGCTGTTAAATATGAAGTTCCTACTATTAAATTTACAGGTGGTCAGAGACTTGATATGTTTGGTGTTACAAAAGAGCAATTAGCACCTATGTGGAAAGATTTAAATGATTGTGGATTTGTATCTGGTCAAGCATATGCAAAAGGTTTAAGAACTGTTAAAACATGTGTAGGAAATACTTATTGTAGATTTGGAACACAAGACTCTATGGGAATGGGTGTAAAATTAGAAAAACTTACTTGGGGTTCATGGACACCGCACAAATATAAAATTGCAGTATCAGGATGTCCTAGAAACTGTGCAGAAGCTACAATCAAAGACTTTGGTGTAATTGGTGTTGATTCAGGATGGGAATTACATATTGCAGGAAATGGTGGTATCAAAGTTAGAGTTACAGATTTACTATGTAAAGTAGAGACTGAAGAAGAAGTTTACGAATATACAAAAGCATTTATGCAATTCTATAGAGAAGATGCTTACTACTTAGAAAGAACAGCTCACTGGATTGAAAGAGTTGGATTACAATATATCAAAGATGATATGTTAAATGAAGAGAAAAGAAAATACTGGGCAGCTAGATTTGATGAATCACAAAAATCAGCACAAGTTGACCCATGGGCAAAAGCAATCGAAGATGGATTTACTAAAGAGTTTGATAAAATCGTAATTAATCCAGAAGATTCACATAGTTTTGAGCCAAAAGGAGTATAA
- the nirD gene encoding nitrite reductase small subunit NirD: MAWYKITEVESIPSMGSRIVKIGEIEIAIFKTKDGSIFAINNICPHKQGKLSEGLVHENVVTCPLHNWDVDLASGEALGNDSGCTNVYESKIEDGLVYLNFITK, translated from the coding sequence ATGGCATGGTACAAAATCACAGAAGTAGAAAGCATCCCTTCAATGGGTTCAAGGATTGTAAAAATTGGTGAAATAGAAATTGCTATTTTTAAAACAAAAGATGGCTCAATCTTTGCTATTAATAATATATGCCCTCACAAACAAGGAAAACTTAGTGAAGGTTTAGTGCATGAAAATGTAGTAACTTGTCCCCTACATAATTGGGATGTAGATTTAGCAAGTGGCGAAGCACTTGGTAATGATTCTGGTTGTACTAATGTCTATGAATCAAAAATCGAAGATGGTTTAGTATATTTAAACTTTATAACTAAATAA
- a CDS encoding BspA family leucine-rich repeat surface protein: MNRFKQLGFSVVVAGMLIGCGGSSSSDTSSSATLIDDFVQGVKVVYSNGSADAYTDANGNFPYTDGSVEFYVGDVKLGTVTAVPVDGKIFLQDIIGVPRTDTSNADVIKLGRFLQSLDSDPSTDAIEIDQTNFDLFEDPNDTQTDLLDSGTVVDTLLGNAGFSGKAIVSEEKARRHIENILEFHGVASTTPATLTFDDQASNISDGDTNVDIEADFELVFNDDIPRQYLTDSYFILTNDSDNSTVAVEFDTEIDSNGNFVVTITPLADLDNSTNYTLTIKNTIKNYAGTDIDLGGTTDKVITFSTEAAANLAPVANAGADQTVTSGTSVTLDASSSSDSDGTIASYSWAEGSTVLSTNSSFSKSDFSVGTHNITLTVTDDDGATSTDDVIVTVNAAANVIPVANAGADQTVTQGSTVTIDGSASSDSDGSIVSYQWMEGSTLLSNNASFTKSDFTVGTHTLALTVTDNNNGVHTDTVTITVNAAPAGGNTGGNTTNNPLIIDIDTTKAPLSYATNNSNTTDTEFSIKNTHIGSILSIDCENDGTQETTSLAYNTIYTCTYPSAGSYQVSIKEEAKNDSNYVGSALSFLDSNNKKETHKIVQVSSWGDIEWSNMQRLFAYANNLTGIASNAGVPNLTRATSLYGLFQYASSFNADLNLWNVSNIERMDFLFSGATSFNGNISSWDVSKVTNLAYTFFNASSFNQDISGWDVSSVQSMSWLFNNASSFNQYIGGWNVSSVLDMGRMFTNATAFNQDIGAWDVSSVTTMESMFQGALAFNQDISRWDVSNVTNMSMMFFGSNNSSSSFNQPIGAWDISSVTNISSMFQNATVFNQDLSNWMNTKNSSLSVNRGMYSWSGMSTANQATFPVD, from the coding sequence ATGAACAGATTTAAACAATTAGGTTTTTCAGTTGTTGTTGCTGGTATGCTTATTGGTTGTGGAGGTAGTTCTTCAAGTGATACCTCATCATCTGCAACTTTAATTGATGATTTTGTACAAGGAGTAAAAGTAGTTTACTCAAATGGCTCAGCAGATGCTTATACAGATGCAAATGGTAACTTCCCATATACAGATGGTAGTGTTGAGTTTTATGTAGGAGATGTAAAACTTGGTACAGTAACTGCAGTACCAGTTGATGGGAAAATATTTTTACAAGATATTATAGGTGTTCCTAGAACTGATACTTCTAATGCTGATGTTATAAAATTAGGTAGATTTTTACAATCACTAGATTCTGACCCATCTACTGATGCTATTGAAATTGATCAAACTAACTTTGATTTATTTGAAGATCCAAATGATACGCAAACAGATTTATTAGATAGTGGAACTGTTGTTGATACTTTATTAGGTAATGCAGGGTTTTCAGGAAAGGCAATTGTTAGTGAAGAAAAAGCTAGAAGACATATTGAAAATATTTTAGAATTCCATGGTGTTGCAAGTACTACACCTGCTACATTAACATTTGATGATCAAGCATCTAATATCAGTGATGGAGATACTAATGTTGATATTGAAGCTGATTTTGAGCTTGTATTTAATGATGATATTCCAAGACAATATCTAACAGACAGTTACTTTATATTAACAAACGATTCTGATAATTCAACAGTTGCTGTAGAATTTGATACAGAAATTGATTCTAATGGTAATTTTGTAGTAACTATTACACCTCTTGCTGATTTAGACAATAGTACTAATTATACTTTAACTATTAAAAATACTATTAAAAACTATGCAGGAACTGATATTGATTTAGGTGGTACTACTGACAAAGTTATTACTTTCTCTACTGAAGCTGCAGCTAATTTAGCTCCTGTTGCTAATGCTGGTGCTGATCAAACTGTAACTAGTGGAACTAGTGTAACTTTAGATGCAAGTTCTTCATCTGATAGTGATGGTACTATTGCTTCTTATTCTTGGGCGGAGGGTTCTACTGTTCTTTCTACAAACTCATCATTTAGCAAATCTGATTTCTCTGTTGGAACTCATAATATTACTTTAACAGTAACTGATGATGACGGTGCTACTTCTACTGATGATGTAATTGTTACTGTTAATGCTGCTGCGAATGTTATTCCTGTTGCTAATGCTGGTGCTGACCAAACTGTAACTCAAGGTTCTACTGTTACTATTGATGGTTCAGCTTCATCTGATAGTGATGGGTCTATTGTTTCTTATCAATGGATGGAAGGTAGTACTTTATTATCAAACAATGCTTCATTTACTAAATCTGATTTTACAGTTGGTACTCATACTTTAGCTTTAACTGTTACTGATAATAACAATGGTGTTCACACTGATACTGTTACTATTACTGTTAATGCTGCACCTGCTGGTGGTAATACTGGTGGGAATACGACTAATAATCCATTAATTATAGATATTGATACAACTAAAGCTCCTTTATCATATGCAACTAATAATTCAAATACTACGGATACAGAGTTTAGTATAAAAAATACTCATATAGGAAGTATACTAAGTATAGATTGTGAGAATGATGGTACGCAAGAAACAACATCACTTGCATATAATACTATCTATACATGTACTTATCCATCAGCTGGCAGTTATCAAGTATCAATAAAAGAAGAAGCTAAAAATGATTCTAATTATGTAGGAAGTGCTTTAAGTTTCCTAGATTCAAATAATAAAAAAGAAACTCATAAAATTGTTCAGGTTTCTAGCTGGGGTGACATAGAATGGTCTAATATGCAAAGGTTATTTGCTTATGCAAATAATTTAACAGGAATTGCTTCAAATGCAGGTGTTCCAAATTTAACAAGAGCAACATCACTATATGGTTTATTTCAATATGCATCTTCATTTAATGCAGACTTAAATTTATGGAATGTATCAAATATAGAAAGAATGGATTTTTTATTTAGTGGAGCAACAAGCTTTAATGGAAATATCTCTAGCTGGGATGTATCTAAAGTAACTAACTTAGCTTATACATTTTTTAATGCTTCATCGTTTAATCAAGATATTAGTGGATGGGATGTTAGTAGTGTTCAAAGTATGAGCTGGTTATTTAATAATGCTTCATCATTTAATCAATATATTGGTGGATGGAATGTTAGTAGTGTGTTAGATATGGGAAGAATGTTTACAAATGCAACAGCATTTAATCAAGATATTGGAGCATGGGATGTAAGTTCTGTTACAACAATGGAATCAATGTTCCAAGGAGCATTAGCCTTTAATCAAGATATCAGCAGATGGGATGTTAGTAATGTGACAAATATGAGTATGATGTTCTTTGGTTCAAATAATAGTTCCTCTTCATTTAACCAACCTATTGGGGCTTGGGATATCTCTAGCGTAACAAACATAAGTTCTATGTTCCAAAATGCAACAGTATTCAATCAAGATTTATCAAACTGGATGAACACAAAAAACTCTAGTTTATCTGTGAATAGAGGTATGTATTCATGGTCAGGTATGAGTACAGCTAACCAAGCTACATTCCCTGTAGATTAA